GAAAGGCAGGATTTTGTGGAGTATGACATAAGCTACCTCATAGATACTGCTATCACAAGAGAGAAGAAAAAGATTGGCGTTGTAAGCTCTCTGCCGGTAACAGGGCAGGATGTTTCTGATTATATGGCTCGAATGATGCGTATGCAGGGCCAGCAGCCCGAACCGGCATGGACTTTCATAAACCAGCTTAAAGAAGGCAACTACAACGTTGAGAACATCGGGACGGATGTGAACAAGATTGAAAACGTTGACATCTTGATGGTGATTCATCCCAAAGACCTGCCAGAGAGCACGCTTTTTGCGATTGACCAGTTCGCTGTTACAGGCGGGCGCACTATAATCTGCACAGACCCGCACGCATTTGTTGACCAGCCGGACAGAAAGAAGCAGATGGGCGGACAGATGCCCTCGCAAAGCTCCAGCCTCAACGAACTTCTTGCAAAATGGGGCGTTGAGATGAAAGAGAAGAAATTCGCCGGCGACAGCTCCCTTGCAATTGACACGCCGCTCGGTCCTAACCAGCGAGCTGCTCCGCTGATCGGGTATCTCGGGCTAAAGGATGAATGCTTCAATGAAGACCATCCGATAAGCTCAAGCCTCAACGATGTGCGTATGCTCTTTGCCGGAGCCTTAAAATTCAGCGAGAAGGAAGGAGTAAACGTTGAGCCGCTGCTTTCCACCACCAATCGCGGGAATACGTGGTCTGTGGATAATCAGTTTGAACTTATGAGACCTAATCCCGAAAGGCTGATGCAGAAATTCACCCCGGGCGATAAACCAGTGGATATGGCCTGCATTATTACCGGCAAGCTCGAAACGAACTTCCCCGAGGGGATTGAAGTGGAAGTAGAAACGGAAGACGATGAACAAGATGCTCCGGAAGCAGAAAAACAGAGCAGCGAAGAAGATGCGGAAGAGCAGACAAAAACCAAACACCTCGACCCTGCCGCGGAAACAAGCGAAGACTGCGCGGTTGTTGTGTTCAGCGATGTGGATTTCATCTCTGATATGGTGGCCTACCGCGATGCCTTCTTCGGCTCAAAGATGGAAGTGGCCGATAACGCTTCAGTTCTTCTCAATGCAATAGAGCACATCTCCGGTTCGAGCGACCTATTGAGCATCAGAAGCCGCGGAACCCATAAACGGCCGTTCACTGTGGTTGAAAAGATTGAACAGAAGGCCGAAGAGAGAACCGCCGAACAGGAAGAAAAGATCAAGGCTGAAATAAGCGGCTTCGAAAAAGAGCTCCAGGAGATCATTCAGAATTCCAAAGGCGATACTGATGAGGTGATCGGAAGCTCCATAATGAAGAAGAAAAAAGAGCTTGAACTGAAGATCAGAAAGGCCAAGGCAAGGCTGCAGGATGTAAAACGTGAAAGACGTGAGGAGATTGAGGCCCTCGGCAACAAACTGAGGAATATCAATATGCTCCTTGCTCCGGGCGTTATCCTCGTTATAGCGATAATCCTATGGCTTATGAGAGCTACCAAGAGAAGAAATTTTGTTTCGAACAGAAGAGATTAATCCGGTATTAGGAGTTCTTATATGGTAATGACAGATAAAAAACTATCGATACTTGCGATAGCAGCTCTTGCGGCAGTTGTTCTTGTAACAGCTCAGTCTATGTTTACAGGCGGGCAGAGCCGTGAGGACAGCGATCAGATTACTTACCTTATCCAAGGGCTTGATATGGATATGGTATCCGGGATTTCGATAAAAGGCTCCTCCGGCGAGCCGGTATCGATCATCAAGGAAGACGGCGAGTATTATGTGGAATCGCTTAGCGGATATCCTGTGAAGGTATCAAAGCTCAACGAGATGATTTCCAAATGCCTCGATGTTAAAATCGGCAAGGTTTATACAACCAACCCGAGCAATTTCGAAGACCTTGAAGTTACAAAAGACAAGGCAAGATACAATATTCAGTTCCTTGCTTCGGACGGGAAGGTTGTTACAGGTCTGATTGTGGGCAAGAACAAGGGCTCTGGCAATTATGTGCGTAAGTTCGCAGATAACAATGTTTATGTCTCCGAGGAATCTTTCTTCGCAAGCACCAGCGCAAACAGCTATGTTGAGAGAAACATCGTGAAGGTAGAAGGTACTGATGTTGAGAAGGTTTCTGTAAAGACGCCTGAAGGCAGCTACGAAATCACAAACGAAAACGGCAGCAAAAAGCTGATAGGCATCCCTGAGGGCATGCAGACCAAGGGAACGGATTTCCATTCTGTGCTTGATGCTCTGGGCAGGGTGAACTTCACAGACGTTGCCAAGGCCTCGGAAATGACAGAGCTTAACTTTGAATATAAGTATGTATCCCTTCTGAATGATTCCACGGTTTACACCTTCGAAATTGCAAAGAAAGGCAAGGACTACTGGGCCAAATGCTCCGCTGAATTCACAAACAAAGAGAAAGTGATAAAGAAGAATGAGGTGGAAAGCGAAGAAGAGCTTAAGAAGAAGGAAGAGATCCTGCTTAAGCGTGAAGCCGCAGCAAAATTCAATGACCGCCACGAAGGCTGGGTATATAAACTCCCGTCTTGGAACGCTAAAAACCTCACAAAGCACTTCGACGACCTCATAGAAAAGATTCCGGAAGAAAAGCCGACAGAGAAGGTTGAAGATGCTCAAGGCCAAACCGCTGAAAAAGCCACTGCTGAAGAGAAATCACAGGACAGCACGGAGGGGCCTGCTGCAAAGCAATCTGCTGAGCAAACATCGGAAAAAGAGCCTTCTGAAAACGGCGAAAGCAAACCCGCCGAGCAGCAGAAAAAGAAAGGCAGCGCAGAGCAAAACGATAAACAGACCGAAGGCAATGACAATAATCAGACGGCCGAAGAATCCGAATAAACCTCAATAATTACAGAAACCTCTAAAATAATAAAGGGCGTTCCTTTTGGTTCGCCCTTTTTTAGCTTCAAAATTTCTACATAAATAACCCTGCTAAATACAAAGAAATATATCGCAAATATACGTCCAATTTAAAGACTAACTTTGAATTGGACGCTAAAATGTATTACAGAAGAACATTTCAGAAGAGGGTCTTTTAATGTTCTGCACAGTTTCCGGCCATGCTTTTTTTCGGGGTTAACAGGGCAGCTGCCTTAATTATTTATCCAGCTGGCTCAAGGCATAGGCGTATGCCCCTATTGAGACGGCTTGGCTTGTATCAAGCACTGCCTTTCCGATTCCAATACGTTTCATAGCGTCGTAGGGGATTTCTTTATCGCTTCCGGGAATCTTCAGCTGCTTGACCTTGCCTTCGATGAATTCCTTCCGCCCTTCT
This window of the Sedimentisphaera salicampi genome carries:
- a CDS encoding Gldg family protein, which encodes MNRTLKAWLAVFFVLVIVFCANTFMQRALRGIKADVTERQIYTLSDGTKNIIDKLNQPITLKLYYAEKAAMKGPDKIRFFNIYYDFVKSLLEEYESVSDGMINLEVIDPRPYSEAETEALAHGLKKFPITEEENFFFGLVVQTQFGVEKTIPFFSPERQDFVEYDISYLIDTAITREKKKIGVVSSLPVTGQDVSDYMARMMRMQGQQPEPAWTFINQLKEGNYNVENIGTDVNKIENVDILMVIHPKDLPESTLFAIDQFAVTGGRTIICTDPHAFVDQPDRKKQMGGQMPSQSSSLNELLAKWGVEMKEKKFAGDSSLAIDTPLGPNQRAAPLIGYLGLKDECFNEDHPISSSLNDVRMLFAGALKFSEKEGVNVEPLLSTTNRGNTWSVDNQFELMRPNPERLMQKFTPGDKPVDMACIITGKLETNFPEGIEVEVETEDDEQDAPEAEKQSSEEDAEEQTKTKHLDPAAETSEDCAVVVFSDVDFISDMVAYRDAFFGSKMEVADNASVLLNAIEHISGSSDLLSIRSRGTHKRPFTVVEKIEQKAEERTAEQEEKIKAEISGFEKELQEIIQNSKGDTDEVIGSSIMKKKKELELKIRKAKARLQDVKRERREEIEALGNKLRNINMLLAPGVILVIAIILWLMRATKRRNFVSNRRD
- a CDS encoding DUF4340 domain-containing protein; protein product: MTDKKLSILAIAALAAVVLVTAQSMFTGGQSREDSDQITYLIQGLDMDMVSGISIKGSSGEPVSIIKEDGEYYVESLSGYPVKVSKLNEMISKCLDVKIGKVYTTNPSNFEDLEVTKDKARYNIQFLASDGKVVTGLIVGKNKGSGNYVRKFADNNVYVSEESFFASTSANSYVERNIVKVEGTDVEKVSVKTPEGSYEITNENGSKKLIGIPEGMQTKGTDFHSVLDALGRVNFTDVAKASEMTELNFEYKYVSLLNDSTVYTFEIAKKGKDYWAKCSAEFTNKEKVIKKNEVESEEELKKKEEILLKREAAAKFNDRHEGWVYKLPSWNAKNLTKHFDDLIEKIPEEKPTEKVEDAQGQTAEKATAEEKSQDSTEGPAAKQSAEQTSEKEPSENGESKPAEQQKKKGSAEQNDKQTEGNDNNQTAEESE